A portion of the Calliphora vicina chromosome 5, idCalVici1.1, whole genome shotgun sequence genome contains these proteins:
- the LOC135961427 gene encoding uncharacterized protein LOC135961427 — MFGIFRGSMALRLKLTKVLCKAKDSSFANFKTCHVKAESRNLQYISLYINWQVPINDINVRFRFMKRANGYKPFLYDFTFRCDFLKRLNVVSGLVWRWISDVSNLNHSCPFTTDFEIKRFENRYMEKQLDILPLVDGDYALFVNFKVHNSSKFDLEFYATIN, encoded by the exons ATGTTTGGCATCTTCCGTGGTTCAATG gcTTTACGTTTAAAACTAACAAAAGTATTATGCAAAGCAAAAGACAGTTCGTTTGCCAACTTTAAAACTTGCCATGTCAAAGCCGAATCCAGAAATCTACAATACATTTCACTTTACATTAACTGGCAAGTGCCAATAAATGATATAAAT GTACGTTTTAGATTTATGAAACGGGCAAATGGCTATAAACCATTTCTGTACGACTTTACATTTAGATGTGACTTTCTGAAACGTTTAAATGTGGTGAGCGGCCTTGTGTGGCGCTGGATAAGCGATGTATCGAATCTCAATCATTCTTGTCCATTTACT accGATTTCGaaataaaacgttttgaaaatcgTTACATGGAAAAGCAATTAGATATCCTGCCCTTAGTTGACGGTGACTATGCACTTTTTGTCAACTTTAAGGTACACAATTCAAGCAAATTTGATTTGGAGTTTTATGCCACCATTAATTAG